A stretch of Clostridia bacterium DNA encodes these proteins:
- the topA gene encoding type I DNA topoisomerase has translation MADKILVIVESPAKAKTINKFLGSRYLVTSSMGHVIDLPKSKMGVDVENNFEPQYITIRGKGNLLKEIKKQAKKAKKILVATDPDREGEAIAWHLQRVLGLPEDSKTRIEFNEITKDAILEAVKQPRTIDMHRVEAQQARRVLDRLVGYSLSPLLWKKVKKGLSAGRVQSVAVRIIIEREEEIEKFVPEEYWKLAAKFNKENMEFEAGLSQIDGKKQVIASEAEMKEILDMLGGSSYQVLKVLRKDKKKNPNPPYTTSSLQQDASRKLGFSAKKTMRFAQQLYEGIDLGKSHGGTVGLITYIRTDSTRISSQAQNEAKLFIEEHYGKEYLPEKTRVYASKKNAQDAHEAIRPTYVDKAPELLKDILTKDQYKLYKLIWTRFVCSQMASAIIDSLSVDIGAGKALFKANGSRVKFLGYLNLDKDARKALNEIALPVLEVDEMLNLSELAPSQHFTQPPARFNEASLVKTLEEMGIGRPSTYATIIDTIVRRGYIVKESKLFYSTELGRIVLDVLQSSFTTVLDPTFTAKMESNLDSVEEGTAAWKEVLKDFYGPFSTELEKAEKEVAKIEIKDEVSDVICEKCGRNMVFKMGRYGKFLACPGFPECRNTKPIIIKTGKTCPKCGGEVIEKKSRTGKTFYGCEQYPNCDFVSWDLPIEEKCPKCGYPLAQKSKRYGGYKYCLSEDCDYSEQKKKENKKDKKEE, from the coding sequence ATGGCGGATAAGATATTGGTCATTGTGGAGTCACCTGCAAAAGCCAAAACCATAAATAAGTTTTTAGGAAGTAGGTATTTAGTGACCTCCTCAATGGGGCATGTGATTGATTTGCCTAAAAGCAAGATGGGGGTGGATGTGGAGAACAATTTCGAACCGCAATACATAACCATTCGGGGAAAAGGCAATCTACTAAAAGAAATTAAAAAACAAGCAAAAAAAGCCAAGAAAATTTTGGTGGCAACTGACCCTGACCGCGAAGGAGAAGCAATTGCTTGGCATCTTCAGCGGGTTTTGGGATTGCCAGAAGACAGTAAAACAAGGATTGAATTTAATGAGATTACCAAGGACGCAATATTAGAAGCAGTTAAACAGCCTAGAACCATCGATATGCACCGGGTCGAGGCACAACAGGCTAGAAGGGTACTTGACCGATTGGTAGGTTATTCACTAAGCCCCTTATTATGGAAAAAAGTAAAAAAAGGCCTCAGCGCGGGCAGAGTTCAGTCTGTTGCTGTGCGAATTATTATTGAACGTGAAGAAGAAATAGAAAAGTTTGTTCCGGAAGAGTACTGGAAGCTTGCCGCAAAGTTTAACAAGGAAAACATGGAATTTGAAGCAGGCCTTTCTCAAATAGACGGTAAAAAGCAAGTTATTGCTTCAGAAGCAGAAATGAAAGAAATACTGGATATGTTGGGTGGAAGTAGCTATCAAGTATTAAAAGTGCTGCGAAAAGACAAAAAGAAGAATCCCAACCCACCCTATACGACTTCTAGTTTACAACAGGATGCATCTAGAAAATTGGGATTTAGCGCTAAAAAGACCATGCGCTTTGCCCAACAATTGTATGAAGGAATCGATCTAGGGAAAAGTCATGGTGGTACCGTCGGTTTGATTACCTATATACGTACTGACTCAACGAGAATTTCTAGCCAAGCACAAAATGAGGCAAAACTGTTTATTGAAGAGCATTACGGGAAAGAGTATCTACCGGAAAAAACCAGAGTATATGCTTCAAAGAAGAATGCTCAAGATGCCCATGAGGCGATTCGTCCAACTTATGTGGATAAAGCACCAGAACTACTGAAAGATATCTTGACGAAAGACCAATATAAACTGTACAAGCTTATATGGACACGTTTTGTCTGTTCACAAATGGCGAGCGCAATTATCGATAGCCTAAGTGTGGACATTGGGGCTGGAAAAGCCTTGTTTAAGGCAAACGGTTCAAGGGTCAAATTTTTAGGGTATTTGAACCTAGATAAGGATGCAAGAAAAGCATTGAATGAGATTGCATTACCCGTTCTTGAAGTTGATGAAATGTTGAATTTGAGCGAATTAGCGCCTTCGCAGCATTTCACACAGCCACCGGCCCGCTTTAATGAAGCTTCATTAGTGAAGACACTAGAAGAAATGGGCATTGGACGTCCCAGCACCTATGCAACAATTATTGATACCATTGTAAGACGAGGCTATATAGTCAAGGAAAGCAAATTATTCTACTCAACCGAATTAGGCCGGATTGTGTTGGATGTTTTGCAATCTAGTTTCACGACTGTCTTGGACCCTACCTTTACCGCCAAAATGGAGAGCAATTTGGATAGCGTAGAGGAAGGTACCGCAGCATGGAAAGAAGTGCTGAAAGATTTTTATGGACCTTTTTCCACTGAGCTTGAAAAAGCAGAAAAAGAAGTAGCAAAGATAGAAATAAAAGATGAAGTTTCGGACGTGATTTGTGAAAAATGTGGCCGAAATATGGTCTTCAAGATGGGCCGATACGGCAAATTCCTTGCCTGTCCTGGATTCCCGGAGTGTAGAAATACCAAACCCATCATCATAAAAACGGGAAAAACATGTCCTAAGTGTGGTGGCGAAGTTATCGAGAAAAAAAGTCGTACTGGCAAAACCTTTTATGGCTGTGAGCAATATCCAAACTGTGACTTTGTGAGTTGGGACTTGCCCATTGAGGAAAAATGTCCTAAATGCGGCTACCCATTAGCGCAAAAGAGTAAACGCTATGGCGGCTACAAGTATTGTTTATCCGAAGACTGTGATTACTCAGAACAAAAAAAGAAAGAAAACAAAAAAGACAAGAAGGAAGAGTAG
- a CDS encoding electron transport complex subunit E, with amino-acid sequence MSIKKEFTKGIFKENPIFVLLLGMCPTLAVTTSVNNAIGMGLSVIAVLTASNIVVSLLRNIIPDSVRIPSYIVIIATFVTMIEMLVHAFFVELYSSLGIFLPLIVVNCIILGRAEAFANKNTVTDSIFDALGMGIGFTMALIILSTFREVLGAGSFMGHALFGEAFQPALVMILPPGAFLTLGCILGVIQFHKNKKAKEAK; translated from the coding sequence ATGAGTATTAAAAAAGAGTTTACCAAAGGTATTTTTAAAGAAAATCCCATCTTCGTCTTGTTGCTCGGTATGTGCCCTACTTTAGCGGTTACAACATCGGTCAACAATGCTATCGGTATGGGATTATCCGTTATTGCAGTACTGACTGCCAGCAATATTGTCGTTTCCTTGTTGAGGAATATCATCCCTGATAGCGTGCGCATTCCCTCCTACATTGTCATCATTGCCACCTTTGTGACCATGATTGAAATGTTGGTACATGCCTTCTTCGTGGAGTTATACTCATCTTTGGGTATTTTCTTACCACTGATTGTGGTTAACTGTATTATTTTAGGCAGAGCGGAAGCCTTTGCCAATAAGAATACCGTAACAGACTCCATTTTTGATGCATTGGGCATGGGAATTGGTTTTACCATGGCGCTCATCATATTGTCTACCTTTAGAGAAGTCTTAGGGGCTGGCAGTTTTATGGGACACGCCTTGTTTGGTGAAGCATTTCAACCTGCACTCGTTATGATACTTCCACCAGGAGCCTTTTTGACATTAGGTTGTATCCTGGGTGTTATACAATTCCATAAAAATAAGAAAGCAAAGGAGGCTAAATAA
- the ychF gene encoding redox-regulated ATPase YchF — protein MALRCGIVGLPNVGKSTLFNAITQAGAESANYPFCTIDPNVGVVTVPDERLDYLTDLYEPKKTIPTAFEFVDIAGLVEGASKGEGLGNKFLSHIREVDAIAHVVRCFDDENITHVSETVDPKRDIEIINLELALADLESMDKRMAKLESKIKSKDKEALIEYKLVKRIKEEALDEGLAVRNLEFSDDDLKLIKSFNLLTIKPIIYIANISEEEAADPTSNPYLEQVREIASNEDARVIPVSARLESEIAELDASDKKAFLLELGIPQSGLDATIKAAYDLLGLITYLTAGKPEVRAWTITRGMKAPQAAGVIHTDFERGFIKAEVMSFDDLKEAGSEAKVKEQGKLRIEGKEYVVKDGDIMHFRFNV, from the coding sequence ATGGCATTACGCTGCGGCATCGTTGGCCTCCCCAATGTGGGAAAATCAACGCTTTTCAATGCAATTACTCAGGCAGGAGCAGAATCCGCAAACTATCCATTTTGCACCATTGACCCTAATGTGGGTGTTGTAACCGTTCCAGACGAACGGCTGGATTATCTGACTGATCTATATGAACCCAAAAAGACCATTCCTACTGCTTTCGAATTTGTAGACATTGCGGGCCTAGTTGAAGGCGCCAGCAAGGGTGAAGGATTAGGAAATAAATTTCTGTCACATATCCGTGAAGTTGATGCAATCGCCCATGTGGTACGGTGCTTTGACGATGAAAACATCACCCATGTTTCAGAAACTGTAGATCCTAAAAGAGATATCGAGATTATAAATCTTGAACTGGCACTAGCTGACCTCGAGTCCATGGATAAACGAATGGCCAAGCTTGAAAGCAAGATAAAATCCAAAGACAAAGAAGCACTCATAGAATACAAACTTGTAAAGCGTATCAAGGAAGAAGCACTCGATGAAGGATTGGCTGTTAGAAATTTAGAATTTTCTGATGATGATTTGAAGTTAATAAAAAGTTTCAACTTGTTGACCATTAAACCCATTATCTATATCGCCAATATTTCTGAAGAAGAAGCGGCAGATCCCACCTCCAACCCGTATTTAGAACAGGTTAGAGAAATTGCTTCTAATGAGGATGCTAGAGTAATCCCAGTATCTGCCCGTTTGGAATCAGAAATAGCGGAGTTAGATGCAAGCGATAAGAAAGCCTTTTTATTAGAACTGGGCATTCCACAATCTGGTCTAGATGCAACCATCAAGGCTGCCTATGATTTGTTAGGTCTTATAACCTACTTAACAGCTGGTAAGCCGGAGGTCAGGGCTTGGACCATTACTCGGGGTATGAAAGCCCCTCAAGCTGCCGGAGTCATCCATACAGATTTCGAGCGAGGCTTCATCAAAGCAGAGGTAATGAGTTTTGATGACTTAAAAGAAGCTGGTTCGGAAGCGAAGGTTAAAGAACAAGGAAAGCTAAGAATTGAAGGAAAAGAATATGTTGTAAAAGATGGAGACATCATGCACTTCAGATTCAATGTATAA
- the rsxC gene encoding electron transport complex subunit RsxC codes for MKKVTFIGGTHVDSFKELTSTYESKKAIPPDFVYIPLSQHIGAPCEANLCVGEEVLMGQEIGKTLGFVSAPIHSSVSGKVVAIEKKAHPTGRFVNCIVIENDKKDTLVDNVKPEENPEALTGEQIVKKVLDAGIVGLGGAAFPTHVKYTPPENTKIDYVILNGIECEPFITADHRLMLEYPESIVKGLGYILKATGAKRGIVAIEDNKMNAIKILTDCCEKYDNIDVVVCAEKYPQGGEKQLIYATTHREVPVGGLPLDVGVIVNNVGTAKAVCDAVENNMPLIERMVTVSGTSVDTPANYIARIGTLFSDLIEQSGGYTEENNKILSGGLMMGKSMYSDDVPITKGTSAILVLKDEGIQPPKEHTCVRCAKCIDVCPAFLEPTRLAVLTKLNEFTRLDEEQSIMSCIECGSCSYVCPANIPLLEYIRLGKQGVIKSKKK; via the coding sequence ATGAAAAAAGTTACTTTCATAGGCGGTACTCATGTAGATTCCTTCAAGGAATTAACGAGCACCTATGAATCCAAAAAAGCCATACCACCAGATTTTGTTTATATCCCACTATCGCAACACATTGGCGCGCCTTGCGAAGCCAATCTATGTGTGGGTGAAGAAGTTCTGATGGGTCAAGAAATTGGAAAAACCCTTGGATTTGTTAGCGCACCAATCCACTCAAGCGTCAGTGGAAAAGTCGTTGCCATCGAGAAAAAAGCACATCCGACTGGACGTTTTGTAAACTGCATCGTGATTGAAAACGATAAAAAGGATACGTTAGTAGATAACGTTAAACCGGAAGAGAACCCGGAAGCACTTACGGGGGAGCAGATTGTTAAAAAGGTTCTAGATGCAGGTATTGTAGGTCTTGGTGGTGCAGCATTTCCAACGCACGTTAAATATACTCCACCAGAAAATACCAAAATCGATTACGTTATCCTAAACGGAATTGAATGTGAGCCCTTCATTACGGCCGACCACCGTCTTATGCTCGAGTATCCTGAGTCTATTGTTAAAGGACTGGGATATATTCTTAAGGCAACAGGTGCAAAACGAGGCATCGTAGCCATTGAAGATAACAAGATGAACGCCATTAAGATTTTAACGGATTGCTGCGAAAAGTATGACAACATCGATGTTGTGGTTTGCGCTGAAAAATATCCACAAGGTGGCGAAAAACAATTAATTTATGCCACTACACACAGAGAAGTTCCCGTAGGTGGTCTTCCTCTTGACGTTGGTGTTATCGTGAACAACGTAGGTACTGCAAAAGCAGTCTGTGATGCCGTAGAAAACAATATGCCCTTGATTGAGCGTATGGTCACAGTTTCCGGAACATCTGTGGATACCCCCGCAAACTATATTGCTAGAATTGGCACCTTATTCAGTGACTTGATTGAGCAATCTGGTGGCTATACGGAAGAAAACAACAAAATTTTATCCGGTGGTCTTATGATGGGTAAATCTATGTATTCTGACGATGTTCCCATTACCAAAGGCACCTCTGCTATTTTGGTTCTTAAGGATGAAGGAATTCAGCCTCCCAAGGAACATACTTGTGTTCGTTGTGCAAAATGCATCGACGTATGCCCCGCTTTCCTTGAACCTACTAGATTGGCTGTTTTAACTAAATTAAACGAGTTTACTCGTTTGGATGAGGAACAAAGCATCATGTCCTGTATTGAATGTGGTTCTTGTTCTTATGTCTGCCCAGCAAATATCCCCTTGCTCGAATACATTCGGTTGGGTAAACAGGGTGTAATCAAGAGTAAAAAGAAATAG
- the rsxA gene encoding electron transport complex subunit RsxA: MSYFAMIISAMLVSNIVLSQFLGVCPFLGVSKKVESAVGMGMAVVFVMTIASAISWLVYHFILVHYGLEYLKTIAFILVIASLVQFVEMVIRKFSPGLYKSLGVYLPLITTNCAVLGIALLNIQNGFNFLETVVNGAANALGFTLALVLFAGLRERVDEMDVPAALAGTPISLIIASIMSIAFLGFTGLV; encoded by the coding sequence ATGAGTTACTTTGCCATGATTATCAGCGCTATGCTGGTATCGAATATTGTACTCTCCCAATTCCTGGGTGTTTGTCCTTTCCTGGGTGTCTCCAAAAAAGTTGAATCCGCTGTTGGCATGGGTATGGCTGTAGTTTTTGTTATGACCATCGCTTCTGCTATCTCTTGGCTGGTATATCACTTTATTCTTGTACACTACGGTTTAGAATACCTGAAAACAATTGCCTTCATCCTGGTTATCGCCAGCCTGGTGCAATTCGTTGAAATGGTAATTCGTAAGTTCAGCCCTGGACTATATAAGTCTTTGGGCGTTTATCTACCTCTCATTACCACCAACTGTGCCGTTCTTGGTATCGCCCTTTTGAATATTCAAAACGGGTTCAACTTTTTAGAAACAGTGGTAAATGGTGCCGCCAATGCCCTTGGTTTTACGTTAGCGTTGGTTTTATTCGCCGGATTGAGAGAACGTGTTGATGAAATGGATGTACCTGCTGCTTTGGCCGGAACCCCTATTTCATTGATTATCGCCAGTATCATGAGTATCGCCTTTTTAGGCTTTACCGGATTGGTTTAG
- a CDS encoding FMN-binding protein has product MDKQTFKLGLFLMLVAALAALALASINGMTAPIIASNEQIALDAAMSEVYPSSSSFVDSYADYSDSIPENIVGLAIAEVDSTPAGVVYIVENGGYGGTIKLMVAFDIQDKVITGLRILTHNETPGLGANAKTSWFNERYLDVDATNELRVVKTEPVNPDEIQAITAATITSRAVTDGVNIARAHFLENF; this is encoded by the coding sequence GTGGATAAGCAAACTTTTAAGCTTGGTCTTTTCCTGATGTTGGTTGCCGCCCTCGCCGCTTTGGCCTTGGCTTCCATCAATGGCATGACCGCACCAATCATCGCATCAAATGAACAAATTGCTTTGGATGCTGCAATGTCTGAAGTATATCCCAGCTCCTCTTCCTTCGTTGATTCCTATGCGGATTACAGTGACAGCATACCGGAAAATATCGTGGGATTAGCTATTGCTGAAGTAGACAGTACACCTGCGGGTGTAGTATATATCGTGGAAAATGGGGGCTATGGAGGAACAATCAAACTTATGGTCGCCTTTGATATACAAGACAAAGTAATCACCGGCCTTCGCATACTCACACACAATGAGACGCCTGGACTTGGTGCCAATGCTAAAACTTCTTGGTTCAATGAGCGCTACCTTGATGTAGACGCAACCAATGAACTTCGTGTAGTGAAGACGGAACCGGTAAATCCAGATGAGATCCAGGCTATAACAGCAGCCACCATTACATCTAGAGCCGTGACCGACGGTGTGAACATTGCTCGCGCCCACTTCCTAGAAAACTTTTAG
- a CDS encoding copper-translocating P-type ATPase: protein MIKNYSVKDMNCASCASNVEHAASQIQGVKSAEVNLLTENLQVDFHEYNEEIEQTMMQAVSHMGYGIVKGSIVRTRILIGGMHCASCSANVEKTLKAQEGIIEAFVNLTTEQATIEYNPEQIKLEQIYESIENLGYQVILDEKNLNESAEQKKAKRKLYSLFSFAIPLFLISMGPMLGIAFIRNLQQTYPIQMSLLQLLLTVPILIIARDHYRIGFKSLASRMPNMDSLVAVGTSAAFIYSLVNTVRILQNGISFPLYFESVGVIIALINLGKYLEGSAKRKTGKAIERLTDLRPKTAFLIEGQSEKEILIQKVKPGDHLLVKPGSAIPTDGKVLTGESSVDESMISGESIPVFKSAGDHLTGASVNGNGSMVMEATKVGEDTILFQIIRMVREAQGSKAPIARLADKVAGRFVPIVMSIAVLAFIFWMAYGKNLEFSLTIFVAVLVIACPCALGLATPTAIMVGTGRAAEKGILFKGGEPLERLNSTQVMVFDKTGTITQGKPTVNQEFVYGGYSVGDLYTLASLVESRSEHPLADAVIKRAEEIEKSQKWTKAVVENVKSIQGKGIAARVSLDGKGYNVWMGSLRMLEEKGFLKEEKIKEDVNQLQNKGNTIMALVLENEVVGLIGAKDRLKDGIPQMVRQLKELGIRAVLLTGDHKTAADHIAKEAGIDTVIAEVLPEHKVEEVERLQKEGYVVTMVGDGINDAPALVQADVGMAVGGGTDVAVESADVVLMQDDPMNILVALRASSKTIRNIKQNLFWAFFYNMIGIPIAAGVLYTSTGLLLNPMIAAAAMAFSSVSVVSNALRLRKQI from the coding sequence ATGATTAAAAACTATTCCGTAAAGGATATGAATTGTGCAAGTTGCGCATCCAATGTGGAACATGCAGCCAGCCAAATTCAAGGAGTGAAAAGTGCTGAAGTAAATCTACTAACAGAAAATTTGCAAGTAGATTTTCATGAATATAATGAAGAAATTGAACAAACTATGATGCAGGCTGTCTCACATATGGGATATGGAATCGTAAAAGGTAGCATAGTACGTACCCGAATTCTAATTGGTGGTATGCACTGTGCATCTTGTAGTGCCAATGTCGAAAAGACCCTAAAAGCCCAAGAAGGTATAATCGAGGCTTTTGTCAACCTAACTACGGAACAAGCAACGATAGAATACAATCCAGAACAAATTAAGCTTGAACAGATTTATGAAAGCATCGAAAACTTGGGGTATCAGGTTATTCTAGATGAGAAAAACCTAAACGAATCAGCAGAGCAAAAAAAAGCCAAAAGAAAGCTATATTCGTTGTTTTCCTTTGCCATTCCATTGTTCCTAATCAGCATGGGACCTATGTTGGGGATTGCTTTCATTCGAAATCTGCAGCAAACATATCCGATTCAGATGTCTCTTTTGCAGCTACTCTTAACGGTACCGATACTGATTATTGCCAGAGACCACTACCGCATAGGCTTTAAATCTCTTGCTAGCCGTATGCCCAACATGGATTCTCTGGTGGCAGTTGGAACGAGTGCAGCTTTCATATATAGTCTCGTCAATACGGTGAGAATACTGCAAAATGGAATTTCATTTCCTCTCTATTTTGAGAGTGTGGGCGTTATTATTGCACTGATTAATCTAGGTAAGTATCTAGAAGGAAGTGCCAAGCGCAAAACGGGTAAGGCAATCGAGCGCCTTACGGATTTAAGACCCAAGACTGCCTTCTTGATAGAAGGTCAAAGTGAAAAGGAAATATTGATACAAAAAGTAAAACCCGGAGATCACCTATTGGTGAAACCAGGTTCGGCAATTCCGACGGATGGGAAAGTGCTTACAGGGGAATCGTCTGTGGATGAGTCCATGATTAGTGGAGAAAGCATTCCCGTATTTAAATCTGCTGGAGATCATCTTACCGGTGCTTCCGTAAACGGCAATGGCTCCATGGTAATGGAAGCAACAAAGGTAGGAGAGGATACGATTCTCTTCCAAATTATTCGCATGGTTCGTGAGGCCCAAGGAAGTAAGGCCCCCATTGCTAGATTGGCAGATAAAGTAGCTGGGCGATTTGTTCCAATTGTTATGTCAATCGCTGTCTTGGCCTTTATATTTTGGATGGCATACGGCAAGAATCTCGAGTTTTCACTTACAATTTTTGTCGCAGTACTCGTTATTGCTTGCCCTTGTGCCTTGGGATTGGCTACACCTACTGCCATCATGGTGGGTACTGGAAGAGCTGCTGAAAAAGGAATTCTATTTAAGGGCGGTGAGCCCTTAGAACGTCTGAATAGCACGCAAGTCATGGTATTCGACAAGACGGGAACCATAACTCAGGGAAAACCAACGGTCAATCAGGAATTTGTTTATGGTGGCTATAGTGTAGGCGATTTATATACTCTGGCTTCTTTAGTGGAAAGTCGTTCAGAACACCCCTTAGCAGATGCTGTAATCAAAAGAGCAGAAGAAATAGAAAAATCTCAAAAATGGACCAAGGCTGTGGTCGAAAACGTTAAGTCCATCCAAGGCAAAGGCATAGCAGCTAGAGTATCTTTAGATGGCAAAGGTTACAATGTTTGGATGGGATCACTTCGGATGCTTGAGGAAAAAGGTTTTCTAAAAGAAGAAAAGATTAAGGAAGATGTAAACCAGTTACAGAACAAAGGCAATACCATCATGGCTTTGGTATTGGAAAACGAAGTAGTTGGGTTGATAGGGGCAAAAGATCGACTAAAAGATGGTATTCCGCAGATGGTTCGTCAACTGAAAGAGCTTGGAATTAGGGCTGTATTGCTGACAGGAGATCATAAGACTGCAGCCGATCATATTGCGAAAGAAGCGGGAATAGATACGGTCATTGCCGAAGTATTGCCTGAGCATAAGGTGGAGGAAGTAGAACGCCTTCAAAAGGAAGGCTATGTTGTTACGATGGTAGGGGATGGTATTAATGATGCACCTGCCTTGGTTCAAGCAGATGTGGGTATGGCGGTAGGTGGTGGCACTGATGTCGCGGTTGAATCTGCTGACGTAGTTTTGATGCAGGATGACCCAATGAATATTCTAGTGGCCCTGAGGGCTTCGTCAAAAACGATTCGAAACATTAAGCAGAACCTGTTTTGGGCATTCTTTTATAATATGATTGGCATACCCATCGCTGCGGGCGTACTGTATACAAGCACAGGATTGTTGCTTAATCCCATGATCGCGGCAGCAGCCATGGCGTTTAGTTCTGTTTCGGTGGTAAGCAATGCTCTTAGGTTAAGAAAACAAATTTAA
- the dprA gene encoding DNA-protecting protein DprA has product MDPIINIAYWYGLSESLKNPRLLRKLYFLEYTNELGKQIMGGTRKRELNRNEIAQIQKAKKDIKGDLKRWVEEIKKMLRKEIYVLTYRDKRYPIGLKNIDDPPALLYARGNIALLNQKTFGIVGSRRCTTYGRCVANRFARALANQGETIVSGLAYGIDAAAHQAALTVGGETIAVLGNGIYHEYPKENAELQQCIGEKGLLLSEYPLYHTPKAYQFPERNRIISGISDRILVVEATVKSGSLITAQFALEQGKDVYAVPGDINRSTSAGCNRLIRDGAFVALSLEEIL; this is encoded by the coding sequence ATGGATCCAATTATAAACATAGCTTATTGGTACGGATTAAGTGAGAGCCTGAAGAACCCTCGTTTATTGCGTAAGTTATACTTTTTGGAATATACAAATGAATTGGGTAAACAAATCATGGGAGGAACTCGGAAAAGGGAATTGAATCGTAATGAAATTGCACAAATCCAGAAAGCAAAGAAAGATATAAAAGGCGACTTAAAAAGATGGGTTGAGGAGATTAAAAAGATGTTGCGTAAAGAAATTTATGTGCTAACGTATAGGGATAAAAGATACCCTATTGGTTTGAAAAACATCGACGATCCACCAGCGCTTTTATATGCAAGAGGCAATATAGCTTTGCTTAATCAGAAAACTTTTGGTATTGTAGGTTCGAGAAGATGTACAACATATGGTCGCTGCGTAGCGAATAGATTCGCCAGAGCATTGGCAAATCAAGGCGAGACCATTGTTAGTGGATTGGCTTATGGCATAGATGCTGCCGCTCATCAAGCTGCACTGACAGTTGGTGGGGAAACTATTGCGGTTTTGGGTAATGGCATATATCATGAGTATCCAAAGGAGAACGCAGAACTACAACAGTGTATAGGGGAAAAGGGACTTTTACTTAGTGAGTATCCTTTATATCATACTCCAAAGGCTTACCAGTTTCCGGAACGGAATCGCATCATAAGTGGTATTAGCGATAGAATTCTGGTTGTTGAGGCGACTGTTAAGAGTGGAAGCCTTATTACGGCTCAATTCGCACTTGAGCAAGGAAAAGATGTTTACGCTGTACCGGGAGATATTAATCGCTCTACCAGTGCAGGTTGCAACAGATTGATTCGGGATGGCGCCTTTGTAGCTTTATCCCTAGAGGAAATATTGTAA
- a CDS encoding RnfABCDGE type electron transport complex subunit D: MKNEQLLKVSSSPHVHSGNSIPVAMRDVIIALLPATVMSIYFFRLYALAIIVTSIATAMLAEYVCQKVRGVEITLTDYSAAVTGLLFALVIPPATPLWLTFIGSAICIVIGKQVFGGLGNNLFNPALVGRAILVASWPVYMTSFTSPFDGLTSATPLSIIGSINAQAVSGLAIDPELFHSLPNISQLFLGNIAGSMGETSALALLIGGLFLIYRKHIDWKIPSIYVGTVFILAIILPGPFSDIRIWYAFYNVFAGGLLIGAFFMATDWVTSPTTKRGRILYAVCLGLLTFIIRKGSGMPEGVAYSILIMNMVTPLIDRYTRGRVFGEVKKRG; encoded by the coding sequence ATGAAAAACGAACAACTTTTAAAAGTGTCTTCCTCTCCTCATGTGCATAGCGGAAACAGCATTCCCGTTGCCATGCGAGATGTGATTATTGCACTTTTACCTGCTACGGTTATGTCTATTTACTTTTTCAGATTGTATGCATTGGCCATTATTGTCACCTCAATCGCTACGGCCATGCTTGCTGAATATGTTTGTCAAAAAGTCCGTGGTGTCGAGATTACACTAACCGACTATAGCGCAGCTGTTACCGGTTTACTTTTTGCTTTGGTCATCCCACCAGCTACTCCTTTGTGGTTGACCTTTATCGGTTCAGCCATTTGTATTGTAATTGGAAAACAAGTATTTGGAGGGCTAGGCAATAACCTCTTCAACCCAGCTTTGGTTGGAAGAGCTATCTTGGTTGCCTCGTGGCCAGTGTATATGACGAGCTTTACCAGTCCTTTTGATGGTCTTACTTCTGCTACACCATTAAGCATTATTGGATCTATCAATGCACAAGCTGTTTCTGGTTTGGCCATTGATCCGGAGTTATTCCATTCATTGCCTAATATTTCACAACTATTTTTAGGCAATATTGCAGGCAGTATGGGTGAAACTTCTGCCCTAGCCTTGTTAATCGGTGGATTATTCTTAATCTATCGCAAACACATTGACTGGAAAATTCCTTCAATCTATGTGGGTACCGTATTCATCCTAGCTATCATTCTTCCGGGTCCCTTCTCAGACATTAGAATTTGGTATGCTTTTTACAATGTTTTTGCAGGTGGTCTTCTAATTGGTGCCTTCTTTATGGCAACCGACTGGGTAACCAGCCCCACCACCAAGCGCGGTCGTATCCTTTATGCGGTATGCTTAGGTCTTCTGACTTTCATTATCAGAAAGGGCTCTGGTATGCCTGAAGGCGTAGCCTATTCTATTCTTATTATGAATATGGTTACCCCCCTAATTGACCGTTACACTAGAGGAAGAGTATTCGGGGAGGTTAAGAAACGTGGATAA